Within the Medicago truncatula cultivar Jemalong A17 chromosome 4, MtrunA17r5.0-ANR, whole genome shotgun sequence genome, the region AATGCAACAGCTTCACTCTCTTTCATCACCACGAaaatcaaaccctaatttccccAATTTCTCAATCATTGATCAAACCCTTTTGTTATCTGATGAAATTCTTCTCAACATTCTCTCAAAGCTTCCAGATTCACAGAGAAATGTGAATTCATTGGTTTGTAAAAGATGGTTGAATTTACAAGGTCGTTTGGTTCGATCAATTCGGATTCGTGATTGGAACTTTGTTTTATCTGGTAGATTGATTTATAGGTTCCCTAATCTTAATCATGTTGATTTGATTCATGGGTCATTGATTTTGACACAAAGTTCGAATATTTTGATGAGTAGTAATGTTTTGAATATGTATATTGATTCTGGGTCGTCGCCGAATTGGTTTAATTGTGAGGAGAATATGCTTCCTGTTGAGGTTATTGATAATGGTTTAGTTGCTTTAGCTAATGGTTGTCCTAATTTGAGAAGGGTTCAAGTGATTGGTGCTAGTGAAATGGGTTTGTTAAGTTTGGCTGAAGAGTGTTCTACATTGCAGGAATTGGAGTTGCAGAAGTGTAGTGATAATGTGTTAAGGGGGATTGCGGCGTGTGGGaatttgcagattttgaagttGGTTGGGAATGTTGAGGGATTTTATGGTTCGGTTGTTTCGGATATTGGTTTGACGATTTTGGCTCAAGGTTGTAAGAGGCTTGTGAAGCTTGAGCTTTGTGGGTGTGAAGGGAGTTTTGATGGGATTAAGGCTATTGGGAAGTGTTGTCAGATGTTGGAGGAGTTGACATTGTGTGATCATAGGATGGATGATGGATGGATGGCTGCGGTTTCGTATTGTGAGAATTTGAAGACGTTGAGGTTACAGTCTTGTAAGAAGATTGATTTGAATCCAGGACTTGATGAGTATTTGGGTTCTTGTCCTGCACTTGAGAGGCTGCATTTGCTAAAGTGTCAGTTGCGGGATAAGAAGAGCGTTTCAGCTTTGTTTTCTGTTTGCAGGGTTGCTAGGGAAATTATTATTCAGGATTGCTGGGGATTCGATAATGGCATGTTCGGCTTTGCAACTGTTTGCAGGTAATGTTCTCTTTTGCAATTACTGTTGATTGCTAACTATGTCACTATACTGTCTAGAACTTGTGATCTAATTTTCCTGTTTGATTGACAATTGGCAAGCCATTGATTCAAATTCTAATGTGTGTAACCATGATGTGTTGAGCGCCAGTTGTTAATGTGTTCCATCTGAAGCAATAAATTTGTTTGGTATCCGAGTTTGATCCCTGATGATGGACTAATCATGGTCATATTTTACTTACCTCTCGGCATAACACAAATTAGTTTAGGGGTCCATTTCCCTGGGATACTGTGTGTTGAATTCTGAAAAAGTCTATTGTGTAATTGGCCAATGTTGAAATGTCTCTAGTCATATATGTATATTGGCAATCTGGTCTTCAGGTCTGGGGGAATTTATAAAGTGCgagtaattttttctttcagtaTGGTTGGAATGGTCCTGTGTCGCAAGatttttgtgaaattttattttacaggtCTAACTTAGGAGGACTTAAGGTTATAGACTAGAACAAGGCATTTTCCTTATCCTTATTCCAATATTGCAACAAGTTGATAGTGAACTCAACTATTCACCTTTAGCTttcaaaaattttcaatttctataTGTTTTCTAGGTCttgtttaaagtttttttttttgaaagaaggtcTTGTTTAAAGTTGCTTATGCCAATTTTAGTCGACAAAACCATATAGAAGTGACTCTAATCAGCTGAAATCATTTGCAACTTATGTATTGATTGCTGTTCTATTTCAGGCgtgtaaaattgttttactTAGAAGGATGCTCATTGCTAACAACAGAAGGTTTGGAGTCTGTAATACATTCATGGAAGGAGCTTCAAAGCCTTAGAGTAGTCTCATGTAAGCATATAAAAGATAGTGAAATCTCTCCTTCACTTGCAACCTTATTTACTACTCTCAAAGAATTGAAATGGAGGCCAGATACCAAATCACTTCTTCCATCAAGTCTTGTGGGGATTGCTATGGGAAAGAAAGGTggcaaattttttaaaaggacaTGACA harbors:
- the LOC25491915 gene encoding F-box protein At5g07670 yields the protein MSFSTEKKNHHSQKENPNPNPNSPLKKLGTRWSDLWLKHTKSKPLNQIVVAAAMQQLHSLSSPRKSNPNFPNFSIIDQTLLLSDEILLNILSKLPDSQRNVNSLVCKRWLNLQGRLVRSIRIRDWNFVLSGRLIYRFPNLNHVDLIHGSLILTQSSNILMSSNVLNMYIDSGSSPNWFNCEENMLPVEVIDNGLVALANGCPNLRRVQVIGASEMGLLSLAEECSTLQELELQKCSDNVLRGIAACGNLQILKLVGNVEGFYGSVVSDIGLTILAQGCKRLVKLELCGCEGSFDGIKAIGKCCQMLEELTLCDHRMDDGWMAAVSYCENLKTLRLQSCKKIDLNPGLDEYLGSCPALERLHLLKCQLRDKKSVSALFSVCRVAREIIIQDCWGFDNGMFGFATVCRRVKLFYLEGCSLLTTEGLESVIHSWKELQSLRVVSCKHIKDSEISPSLATLFTTLKELKWRPDTKSLLPSSLVGIAMGKKGGKFFKRT